One genomic window of Streptomyces sp. NBC_01276 includes the following:
- a CDS encoding HU family DNA-binding protein — MNKAQLVEAIADKVGGRQQAADAVDAVLDAIVRAVVAGDRVSVTGFGSFEKVERPARYARNPQTGERVRVKKTSVPRFRAGQGFKDLVSGTKKLPKGGEVSVKKAPKGSLSGGASASATVKKAAAKKATTARKAAAKTTVAKKTAATVKKTAAKKTTATAKKTTAVAKKAAPAAKKTTAVKATAAKKTTAAAKKTAPAAKKAAPATKAPATKKATARKTTAKKTTARKK; from the coding sequence GTGAACAAGGCGCAGCTCGTAGAAGCGATTGCCGACAAGGTTGGCGGCCGCCAGCAGGCCGCGGACGCTGTCGACGCGGTACTCGACGCGATCGTCCGCGCGGTCGTCGCGGGCGACCGGGTCTCGGTCACGGGCTTCGGCTCGTTCGAGAAGGTGGAGCGGCCCGCCCGCTACGCCCGCAACCCGCAGACGGGTGAGCGCGTCCGGGTCAAGAAGACCTCGGTTCCCCGTTTCCGTGCGGGTCAGGGCTTCAAGGACCTGGTCAGCGGCACCAAGAAGCTCCCCAAGGGCGGCGAGGTGTCGGTGAAGAAGGCGCCGAAGGGCAGCCTGTCCGGCGGTGCCTCGGCGTCCGCGACGGTCAAGAAGGCCGCGGCCAAGAAGGCCACCACCGCCAGGAAGGCGGCGGCCAAGACCACGGTCGCGAAGAAGACCGCGGCGACCGTGAAGAAGACCGCCGCCAAGAAGACCACCGCGACGGCGAAGAAGACGACCGCGGTGGCCAAGAAGGCCGCGCCGGCGGCCAAGAAGACCACCGCCGTCAAGGCGACCGCGGCGAAGAAGACCACGGCCGCCGCCAAGAAGACCGCCCCGGCGGCCAAGAAGGCTGCTCCGGCGACCAAGGCGCCCGCCACGAAGAAGGCGACGGCGCGCAAGACCACCGCGAAGAAGACCACCGCCCGCAAGAAGTAA